CCAAAACTCCTCTGTAAGAAAGACATAGCAGCATTTCGAGCAAGAGAAACGTAACTAGTTTCTACTGCATTTGAAGTCCATTATTTCTGAAGGTGTCCACataaagttaaaaatttaaaaatatagcaCATAAAATTGCATAACCTACTACTGTGCAATCATTGATTGTGCAATTGCTActaagtgaaaacaaaattagtATTTATCACAATGAATTATGTAGGAGCGACAGAAGGTAACAAAAAATGGGTTAAAGAGGAAGAGACTGCAGTGGATTAGCCTCTGGAAAAAAGTGCATAAATTACAGCCAGTGTTCTCCCTTCTTAAAAGCATTTGCCTATTATATTTAACATCTGATCTTAAGTTAGAAaatgattttataaaatagTTTCTACTCAAGCAATACTAAACAGCTTAAGCTTTTGTCCAAGAAACTGAATTGTGTGTTCCCTAGAAGTATTTGATCTATGATACAATAAATTACAGTCAAATACAGTAGTATTTCATTACTCTAATAACAAACAACAGTGAAGTCATACTTGCACTTTCACACCCACTCAGTGCAGTCAAGATTTATAAGTGTCCTGGTAGCAGATAATagatttttccctgctggaaaagaACTGCAGATGGACAAACAAGATGACTGGAATCTGCACAGCCCAGACACGCACAGGAGTTACACCAGCAGGAAAGAGAGGGGATAGAACAAGAATGTTGagggcagctctggctcagcTGGAGAATGCCATAGGCTCCAGGCTGGAGCCTGGAACAGCAACATACTTCTAACACAATTTAAATCAACACCATGGAGGAAAGTCTATCAAAGCATTGTTCCCCACTTTTCCTTGAGGAAAATGGTCTAGCTGTAAACTATATAACTCATAAAGAACATGGCTGAAATCTCTAGGGCACAGGCCTgtagaagaaaaacagcatctACAAAACTAAGTCCTGTTGGCTGAAAATTTTACAGCATTGGACTATTTGGCACATAGTTCCATGGCATTTAATTCCAGaataaattttgaattattgaagtaacagaaaaacaaaagtcaCAGAAATTCAGGTTGAAAATAAAGCTACAGCATACCAGACAAAACCTGACAACAACAGAACACCAAaatttgaaatagaaataaaaagttatatgcaaactataaaagaaaatatccctattttatttaagttttaattaaaaacatatcTTGACTGACACCTCCAAATATAAACCAAATATGTAAATGTTTTCAGCCATTAATTTAACATTATGTACTTACAGTGTAGTGTATTTCTTCAATTTGTACCTCTTATCTAGCTAAGAAGTCCCTCAAAATATTACTACATAGATGACACAGATGAAGATCTTTTATTAACCAGCTCTATTACCTAAGACATAACAAATTTGGTCATTACACTCTGGTAAGAAGTGTAGTAAGAAAAAATTGCTGTTGAAGTGAAGTCCATTTTGGGGTATTTCATAAAATGATACAGATACACACTAATAGAACAGTCACTTTAATATATTCATTACACAGACTGAACATACAACTCTGTATATTACAATATGCTATGGTATGCATAAAATTTGTATAGTTTGAATTTTTCCTCTTACTCAAGAGTTTGAACATGCTAACtgtaaatgtgcttttttccaCTGTGCTTTATTTAATAGAGGAAGAGTAGAAACTCTTCCTCTACTACAATGAACACAAGAAACACTGTTTTCTGATTCCCCAAGATGTCTTGACTTCATGATCCTACTAAGAACTAATCTTTTGCTTGCTTCACAATAGCTATGGAATTTCTATAGGAACTAACATCGTTAagtatggaaaaataaattaaagtgTACTGTATACTGCATCTATACTTGAGAATAGGTGAATGATTATGACAAATAGGGACTGAAGTTAATAAACTTTCCCATGTTAGATTGAAATGACACATaataaatttcaaaacattCAGTAAGCAAATATTGATGCAGAACCCAAATTGTGCCATTTTCCACAGTGCTATTAAGCACTTGATTTTAATTGGTGGAGGTATTTTTACAGAATGGAGTTCTTGATTTCTTGACCTTTCATATCACAGTTAACACCAAATCAAATGAGATAAATTACAATGATGAATGTTCAAACAAGATGACCTGTGCCTGACTTTCTGATACTGTTCGCTTGAGCAGCCTTATTTGGTCCAGTTCTGAATGTTCCACTGATTTCCGAGTTAAAGACTGCACTGAGTCAGTTATGTTGTATCTGCCAGGCTGGTAAAAGCCATAATATTCTATACTCTTTTCCCCTGAGTTTTCCAGCACTTTTAGTTTTTGCCTAAACTGAATAATTTTACAGATTAAGAACAGGATAACAGCACAGGCCAGAATGAAAAAGGCTAGTAAAATATCAAAAGCTTGATTCAGCTTTTTAACCTGTTGTGTACAAATCAGGGTTGTTTTTAATGATACAGGAGCAGGATCTGTTGTAAACAACCATTCTTCTTCTACATTTCTATTAGTAGGTATAATTTCTGCTGGTATTTGCACTGGTAATGTTGATAACACTGTAGCTGTCTGTGATGGCACTTCAACAGTATATTCCTGATAAGGCAATGGGGTAGATGATGTAGCTGTAGTTCCCTCCCAGAAAGCAATATACTTAGCTTCTGCAGTGACAAACTGTTCCAATGTGTTGTGCCTGTTCCCTTTATGCCAGGCCATCAGCAGAGTGGTAGCGCTGCGATGCACCCCGACAGATCCCAGACTcagggctgagcctgggctggcagtggggcCAATGCAGTTTGAAAACCAAGCCCATTTCATATAATGCAAAGGTCTACCACGCATACTCTGAGGATTCTGACAGTGAATTTTTGTGGAAACAGATGATGTTGCTAGCCAATTAAGTAACGCAAGCATTTTACAGCTGCAGTTCCAAGGATTAGAGTGTACCTGCAGATGAGTTAAAGATACTAAGGGCTTGAGCAATTCAGGTTGTAACTCTGTGATTTTATTAAATGCTAAATTGAGTACTTTAAGTGACTGCCCCATTTTTTCAAAGGTACCATTGCCAATACTGgctattttatttctgtctagCTGTAGATACATTAAATTGTTCAATAAGGTAAAAGTGCtggaatttatattttctaaatcaTTATAACTTAAGATTAGCTGGCTAAGGTTGTTTAATCCAAAAAATCCATTTACAGCAACACATTTTAGCTTGACATTTTTCAAAGACAGATATTTAAGCTTATTAAGTCCCTTAAATGCAAAAGACTGAATTGATCCAATGGGATTGTGAGACAAAGAAAGTCTTTCAAGATTTTTGAGCCTTCCAATAGCATTTGATGGCACAAGTGGCAAGTTGTTACCTTGAAGAAACAAATATGAAAGATTTTCAAGATGATGAAATGCTGCATCTGATATCCGTGAAATCTTATTATTTGCCAGGTTTAGTGTTTGGAGACTTATCATTCCCCAGAAAGTCCCACTTCCAAGGACACTGAGACGATTTCTTTGAAGAGCTAAATATCTAACAGAAAGAAGATCACTAAATAATCCTCTGGGAAGAA
This sequence is a window from Vidua chalybeata isolate OUT-0048 chromosome Z, bVidCha1 merged haplotype, whole genome shotgun sequence. Protein-coding genes within it:
- the LRRC70 gene encoding leucine-rich repeat-containing protein 70 — its product is MCVLQSSSPCPGAFLYIFNCFLLLLLQKEAFGCPSACQLCTERQVSCRNAGLSSIPWNLPKTTILVYLSGNNISHVTPNDLRGFLKLAVLYMDNSSIFYVHPKAFVELPKLCYLHLNSNNIKRLDPGIFEGLSNLHCLYLQNNQIAFLPRGLFSDLLSVRYLALQRNRLSVLGSGTFWGMISLQTLNLANNKISRISDAAFHHLENLSYLFLQGNNLPLVPSNAIGRLKNLERLSLSHNPIGSIQSFAFKGLNKLKYLSLKNVKLKCVAVNGFFGLNNLSQLILSYNDLENINSSTFTLLNNLMYLQLDRNKIASIGNGTFEKMGQSLKVLNLAFNKITELQPELLKPLVSLTHLQVHSNPWNCSCKMLALLNWLATSSVSTKIHCQNPQSMRGRPLHYMKWAWFSNCIGPTASPGSALSLGSVGVHRSATTLLMAWHKGNRHNTLEQFVTAEAKYIAFWEGTTATSSTPLPYQEYTVEVPSQTATVLSTLPVQIPAEIIPTNRNVEEEWLFTTDPAPVSLKTTLICTQQVKKLNQAFDILLAFFILACAVILFLICKIIQFRQKLKVLENSGEKSIEYYGFYQPGRYNITDSVQSLTRKSVEHSELDQIRLLKRTVSESQAQVILFEHSSL